A stretch of the Fusobacterium varium genome encodes the following:
- a CDS encoding putative amino acid permease: MAQEAVNLKKVLTRTDLMSHAIGSVIGAGIFSTLPIAIGMTGRSAALAFILAAVIIIISLVPRILVNGSVRLNGGTYAHLGLFGYKRLAGAFIIISIIANISISWYAITFAQYFSSLVPGMSIKFIAGACLTLFTITNLIGIKEASRLQNLMVLILAISLSMFCFFGVFHIQPGFFEPQSFITNGPMGVLTAAGMLTFACSGADGIIPLSPEAKNPTKDIPWCIIVSTLAVAVLYAVMAVVASGVFPLAEVINQPLSLVASKILPGPLYIFFIVGGACFALVTSLNSQIGWVTKPILKACNDGWFPKFFGHVNEKFKTPHNLIIALYILGMLPIVTGVDLDFIAGTSVFTNRFTDFMIATTIISIPKVIPEEWKISRYHISELKLKAFAVLAIITSLFASYLTLRGLSRNAVIINLGMLACALLFGVLRMKSGKIHMDILYEKAE, encoded by the coding sequence ATGGCACAAGAAGCAGTAAATTTAAAAAAAGTTTTAACAAGAACAGATTTAATGTCACATGCAATAGGTTCAGTTATAGGAGCTGGAATTTTTTCAACTTTGCCTATAGCAATAGGAATGACTGGGAGATCAGCAGCTTTAGCATTTATTTTAGCAGCAGTAATAATAATAATATCTCTGGTTCCAAGAATTTTAGTTAATGGAAGTGTGAGATTAAACGGGGGAACTTATGCACATCTTGGGTTATTTGGTTATAAAAGATTGGCAGGAGCTTTTATAATAATAAGTATAATAGCAAATATTTCAATCAGCTGGTATGCAATTACTTTTGCTCAATATTTTAGTTCATTAGTTCCTGGAATGAGTATTAAATTTATTGCTGGAGCATGTTTAACATTGTTTACAATTACAAATTTGATAGGAATTAAAGAAGCTTCAAGACTTCAAAATTTAATGGTTCTTATATTAGCAATTTCTTTATCAATGTTTTGTTTTTTTGGTGTTTTTCACATTCAACCTGGTTTTTTTGAACCACAATCTTTTATAACAAATGGACCGATGGGAGTTCTTACAGCAGCAGGGATGTTAACTTTTGCCTGCAGTGGGGCTGATGGAATAATTCCATTATCACCAGAAGCGAAAAATCCAACTAAAGATATTCCATGGTGTATTATTGTTTCAACTTTAGCAGTAGCCGTTTTATATGCAGTCATGGCAGTAGTTGCCTCAGGCGTATTTCCTTTAGCAGAAGTGATAAATCAACCATTAAGTTTGGTTGCTTCTAAAATTTTACCAGGACCTTTATATATATTTTTTATTGTGGGAGGAGCATGTTTTGCTTTAGTAACAAGTTTAAATTCACAAATAGGGTGGGTAACAAAGCCTATATTAAAAGCATGTAATGATGGATGGTTTCCTAAATTTTTTGGTCATGTTAATGAAAAATTTAAAACACCACATAATTTAATAATAGCTTTGTACATTTTGGGAATGCTTCCAATAGTAACAGGAGTAGACCTTGATTTTATAGCAGGAACAAGTGTATTTACAAATAGATTTACAGATTTTATGATAGCCACAACAATAATTTCAATTCCAAAAGTAATACCAGAAGAATGGAAAATAAGCAGATATCATATATCAGAGTTAAAATTAAAAGCTTTTGCAGTTTTAGCAATTATAACATCATTGTTTGCATCATATTTAACATTGAGAGGTTTATCAAGAAATGCAGTAATAATAAACTTGGGAATGCTTGCATGTGCACTGTTATTTGGAGTTTTAAGAATGAAAAGTGGAAAAATACATATGGATATTTTATATGAAAAAGCTGAATAA